A single Silvibacterium dinghuense DNA region contains:
- a CDS encoding acyltransferase, with amino-acid sequence MKRALKILLGAPLAAWLRVTRPLRIHLQRIYAYASLAAELSHPLPASAVLLGRIHVYGTRNIEIGEDVLLYPDIHLETQGSATIRIGKGCVISRGAHIVAMAEVTIGSGTLIGEYAGIRDANHQRSEDASIRDAGHTARPIHIGSQVWIGRGVTVLGGVTIGDEATVGANAVVTRDVQARTVAVGIPAAPIASRKSTGENG; translated from the coding sequence CCCGGCCACTGCGCATTCACCTGCAGCGCATCTACGCTTACGCCTCTCTCGCAGCGGAGCTCTCCCATCCGTTGCCCGCCTCCGCGGTTCTGCTCGGCAGAATCCATGTCTACGGCACGCGCAATATCGAAATCGGCGAGGACGTCCTGCTCTATCCCGATATCCATCTCGAGACCCAGGGCAGCGCGACGATTCGCATTGGCAAGGGGTGCGTCATCTCCCGCGGCGCGCACATCGTCGCCATGGCCGAGGTCACCATCGGCTCCGGAACCCTTATCGGCGAATATGCCGGCATCCGCGACGCCAACCATCAGCGCAGCGAAGACGCCAGCATCCGCGACGCGGGACACACGGCCCGCCCGATTCATATCGGCAGCCAGGTCTGGATCGGGCGCGGTGTCACGGTCCTCGGCGGAGTGACGATCGGAGATGAAGCGACGGTGGGAGCCAATGCCGTTGTCACCCGTGATGTGCAGGCTAGAACCGTGGCGGTGGGCATTCCTGCGGCTCCGATCGCATCGAGAAAGAGCACCGGCGAAAACGGGTGA
- a CDS encoding TonB-dependent receptor, which yields MTRRCLCLLQVALVLFGVVGAFAQNATTSLRGVVKDPSGAVVPGATITLSNSSTGFTASATSNGAGEYQLQQLPPAKYTITVAAAGFGNQTKSAELLVNQPATINFAVTVQSSNVVVNVSGEAQTLNTSDASIGNSMNNATIQALPSETRNVPDLLSLQPGVLYLGPTASNSLTTDSRSGSVNGGRSDQGNITLDGLDNNDQVSGFAFQGVLRETQDSVEEFRVTTGGANADSGRSSGAQVSMVTKAGTNKFHGAAYEYYRPTNTVANDWFNKQAELSSGEPNVPGKLLRNIFGADLGGPVLKDKLFFFGNYEGERIAENAQVTQTDPTSSYQQGLLTYVSNGSAVTLTSAQVATLDAACTVNSVCPWGPGPDPYALKYLQSMPAANGFTEGDGYNSGSYTFSSPNPVSLNTMIAKIDFTPGQRHRVFVRGNLQKDTTDGTEQFPGQGASSVLVQNNKGIAAGDTWTISPSIVNDLRYAYVRQGYGNLGVGEEDYVDFRFLATPTAETRSTITSTPVNSIVDTLSWSKGKHNIQLGGTWRLVHQNFSTDANSFNGGSTNPYWLGGSAPGVDSVDSGFQNSYGIAYANLLGTVPSVTNNYNYNLTSSTSGTLLSDGAFVDRHYKANEFEYYLQDSWQVTPRLMLTFGLRHTILQTPWETSGQEVAPTIDTHAWYQEREAEAQSGQIYEPNLVFVPTGPYYHRPGYWPKSKDNFAPRFALAYAPDAKTSIRLGAGIYYDHFGESLVNIFSQNGSFGVSSSITDPAATYGYETSPRFIGRNTIPFTNCTAPSTVAFPFTPPACPDAGFAITWGLDNRLKTPYSEAFNLSVQRQLPAGWTLETGYVGRLGRHLLSSLDLAEPVDYVDPQGAGDYFAAGSKLSHLVDVNGGNADATVPTIQYFEDVFPFMAGIDYPGESATQAIYTNEWAPYRANLGATTSLSDIDYYCIYTCPAGYQSKFWQPQFSSLYALSTIGMSYYNSGQVTLRHPMTHGLQADISYTYSRSIDMGSDAERNTEFSGNLSSRGSILNTWKPYLNRGVSDFDTTHLLTVDWVYEMPFGRGKLIGGNADTLTNIFIGGWQFSGIARATSGLPFSFYEPGFTTNWQQESYAVVTAPIKMRRHFDENGEPQFFDDPDAINNGVSTGSPMRLPYPGEAGERNNFRGDGYFDIDSGLNKAWKLADYGSLKFAWEVYNVTNTVRFDPQSIQTGLTGGSLGVASTLLSSPRRMQFSLRYDF from the coding sequence GTGACCAGACGCTGTTTGTGCTTATTGCAGGTTGCGCTTGTGCTTTTCGGAGTGGTTGGCGCCTTTGCTCAGAATGCAACCACCTCGCTTCGCGGCGTGGTGAAGGACCCCAGCGGTGCCGTAGTTCCTGGCGCCACGATTACCCTGAGTAACTCCTCCACCGGGTTCACCGCTTCGGCCACGTCGAATGGTGCGGGTGAGTATCAGCTGCAGCAGTTGCCTCCGGCGAAATACACGATCACCGTGGCCGCGGCTGGCTTCGGCAACCAGACAAAGTCTGCGGAGTTGCTGGTGAATCAGCCTGCCACGATCAACTTCGCCGTGACTGTGCAGTCCTCGAACGTGGTGGTGAACGTGAGCGGCGAGGCGCAGACGCTGAACACCAGCGATGCCTCCATCGGCAACTCGATGAACAACGCCACCATCCAGGCGCTGCCCAGCGAAACGCGCAATGTGCCGGATCTCCTTTCACTGCAACCGGGCGTGCTTTACCTGGGGCCCACCGCGAGCAACTCGCTGACGACCGATAGTCGAAGCGGCTCGGTCAATGGTGGCCGTTCGGACCAGGGAAACATCACGCTCGATGGCCTCGATAATAACGACCAGGTGAGCGGATTTGCCTTTCAGGGCGTGCTGCGTGAAACACAGGATTCTGTCGAAGAGTTCCGCGTAACAACTGGTGGTGCAAATGCTGATTCGGGGCGTTCTTCCGGCGCGCAGGTGAGCATGGTCACCAAGGCCGGCACGAACAAATTTCATGGTGCGGCGTATGAGTACTACCGGCCGACGAACACCGTCGCCAATGACTGGTTCAATAAGCAGGCTGAGCTTTCGAGCGGCGAACCGAATGTCCCTGGCAAGCTGTTGCGCAACATCTTTGGTGCCGATCTTGGCGGCCCTGTTCTTAAGGACAAACTCTTCTTCTTTGGGAACTATGAAGGCGAGCGCATTGCGGAGAACGCGCAGGTCACACAGACCGATCCGACCTCGTCCTATCAGCAGGGGTTACTCACCTATGTTTCGAACGGCAGTGCGGTCACGCTGACCTCGGCTCAGGTGGCCACGCTCGATGCAGCTTGTACGGTGAACAGCGTCTGCCCATGGGGGCCCGGCCCGGACCCCTATGCTTTGAAGTACCTTCAGTCCATGCCTGCGGCGAACGGCTTTACCGAGGGTGACGGATACAACAGCGGCTCGTATACCTTCTCCTCGCCCAACCCTGTCAGTCTGAATACGATGATTGCCAAGATCGATTTCACGCCGGGTCAGAGACACCGTGTCTTTGTCCGCGGAAATCTGCAGAAAGACACGACTGACGGAACGGAACAGTTCCCGGGCCAGGGTGCTTCTTCGGTACTGGTGCAGAACAATAAGGGCATTGCAGCCGGCGACACCTGGACGATCTCACCCAGCATCGTGAATGACCTGCGCTATGCGTATGTCCGGCAGGGTTACGGCAACTTGGGGGTTGGGGAAGAAGATTACGTCGACTTCCGTTTCCTGGCGACACCTACCGCTGAGACGCGAAGCACAATTACCTCCACGCCGGTCAACAGCATTGTCGATACCCTGAGCTGGAGCAAGGGCAAGCACAATATCCAGCTGGGTGGTACCTGGAGGCTCGTGCATCAGAATTTCTCGACGGACGCGAACTCCTTCAATGGAGGAAGCACGAACCCATACTGGCTGGGCGGCAGCGCGCCAGGAGTCGACTCGGTCGACTCTGGTTTTCAGAATTCGTATGGCATCGCCTATGCCAATCTGCTTGGCACTGTCCCTTCGGTGACGAATAACTACAACTACAACCTCACGAGCTCCACTTCCGGAACCCTGCTCTCAGATGGTGCATTTGTCGATCGTCATTACAAGGCAAACGAATTTGAATATTATCTCCAGGACTCCTGGCAAGTAACCCCCAGGCTGATGCTGACCTTCGGCCTGCGGCACACTATTTTGCAGACGCCATGGGAGACCAGCGGCCAGGAAGTGGCGCCGACCATTGACACGCATGCCTGGTATCAGGAGCGCGAAGCCGAAGCCCAGTCCGGGCAGATCTATGAGCCGAACCTGGTGTTTGTGCCGACCGGTCCTTATTACCATAGGCCTGGTTACTGGCCGAAGTCCAAGGACAACTTTGCCCCGCGCTTTGCGCTGGCCTATGCGCCGGATGCAAAAACCTCTATCCGTCTTGGCGCCGGCATTTATTACGATCACTTTGGTGAGTCGTTGGTCAACATTTTCTCGCAGAACGGTTCGTTTGGCGTGAGCAGTTCGATCACCGATCCTGCCGCCACTTACGGCTACGAGACGTCGCCGCGATTTATCGGACGGAACACCATACCCTTCACAAACTGTACCGCGCCGTCGACGGTAGCATTTCCGTTCACTCCTCCGGCGTGTCCGGACGCGGGCTTTGCGATCACCTGGGGGCTGGATAACCGGCTGAAGACGCCGTATTCGGAGGCATTCAATCTCTCTGTGCAGCGTCAGTTGCCGGCAGGCTGGACGCTCGAAACCGGCTATGTCGGCCGGCTTGGCCGGCACCTGCTGAGCAGCCTGGACCTTGCCGAGCCGGTTGATTATGTCGATCCACAGGGCGCCGGTGATTATTTTGCTGCTGGTTCCAAGCTCTCGCATCTTGTGGATGTGAACGGCGGAAATGCGGACGCAACCGTGCCAACCATCCAGTACTTTGAGGATGTCTTCCCGTTCATGGCAGGCATTGACTATCCAGGGGAGAGCGCGACGCAGGCGATCTACACCAATGAGTGGGCGCCCTATCGTGCGAATCTCGGTGCGACAACTTCGCTTTCCGACATCGACTACTATTGCATCTATACCTGTCCAGCCGGTTATCAGTCGAAGTTCTGGCAGCCGCAGTTTTCCTCGCTCTATGCACTCTCGACGATCGGCATGAGCTACTACAACTCGGGCCAGGTTACATTGCGTCATCCGATGACACACGGCCTGCAGGCTGATATCAGCTACACATATTCGCGCTCGATTGATATGGGATCGGATGCCGAGCGGAACACGGAATTCAGCGGCAATTTGTCCTCACGTGGCAGTATTCTCAACACTTGGAAGCCGTATCTGAATCGCGGCGTCTCGGATTTTGATACAACACATCTGCTCACCGTTGACTGGGTGTACGAAATGCCGTTTGGCCGAGGCAAGCTGATCGGAGGCAATGCAGATACGCTGACGAATATTTTCATTGGCGGTTGGCAGTTTTCGGGAATTGCCCGTGCGACCAGCGGCTTGCCCTTTTCCTTTTATGAGCCCGGGTTTACAACGAACTGGCAGCAGGAGAGTTACGCTGTCGTGACCGCTCCCATCAAGATGCGCCGTCACTTCGACGAAAATGGCGAGCCGCAGTTCTTCGACGATCCGGATGCCATCAACAATGGTGTCTCGACTGGATCGCCGATGCGCCTGCCCTATCCTGGCGAAGCTGGTGAGCGCAACAATTTCCGTGGAGATGGCTACTTCGACATTGATTCGGGTCTGAATAAGGCTTGGAAGTTGGCTGATTATGGCAGCCTGAAGTTTGCCTGGGAAGTCTACAACGTCACCAACACAGTTCGCTTCGATCCGCAAAGCATTCAAACGGGTCTGACGGGAGGCTCGCTGGGTGTGGCCAGTACGCTACTCAGTAGTCCGCGCCGCATGCAGTTCTCACTGCGTTACGATTTCTAA
- a CDS encoding glucose 1-dehydrogenase gives MSSSILSLEGKTAVVVGGTSGLGLAISLGLADAGADVVASARRAEQVEAAAAEIEARGRKTLRQPSDVADRASLQKLLDATLAAFGKVDILVNCAGRIKRAPTLDFDETEWTAIVDTNLTGTLRACQIFGRHMLERGSGRIVNIASLNTFVALSEVAAYAASKAAVASLTRSLAVEWSKKGVVVNAIAPGVFRTALNSDLLDNTPRGKELLMRTPMGRFGKTEEVVGAAVYLSSDAASFVSGQVLVVDGGFLASGVNQ, from the coding sequence ATGAGCAGTTCCATTCTTAGTCTGGAAGGCAAGACCGCAGTCGTAGTGGGCGGAACCTCGGGCCTCGGCCTGGCGATCAGCCTGGGCCTCGCCGATGCCGGCGCCGATGTCGTGGCTTCGGCGCGGCGTGCCGAGCAGGTGGAAGCAGCAGCCGCCGAGATTGAAGCGCGCGGACGCAAGACGCTGCGTCAGCCCTCAGATGTGGCCGATCGTGCCTCGCTGCAGAAGCTGCTGGACGCAACGCTCGCGGCCTTCGGAAAGGTCGATATCCTCGTTAACTGCGCCGGGCGCATCAAGCGCGCTCCGACCCTCGACTTCGACGAGACTGAGTGGACGGCCATTGTCGACACGAACCTGACAGGTACGCTGCGTGCCTGCCAGATCTTCGGCCGCCACATGCTCGAGCGTGGATCTGGTCGTATCGTGAACATCGCCTCGCTGAATACCTTTGTTGCGCTGAGTGAGGTTGCCGCTTATGCAGCCAGCAAGGCTGCGGTCGCTTCGCTTACCCGTTCGCTGGCCGTTGAGTGGTCGAAGAAGGGTGTGGTGGTCAACGCCATCGCGCCGGGTGTCTTCCGCACTGCGCTCAACTCCGACCTGCTCGATAACACGCCGCGCGGCAAGGAACTGCTGATGCGCACGCCGATGGGGCGCTTCGGTAAAACGGAAGAGGTCGTCGGCGCTGCCGTCTATCTCTCGTCCGATGCGGCCTCATTCGTCAGCGGACAGGTGCTGGTCGTCGATGGCGGATTCCTCGCCAGCGGCGTAAATCAGTAG
- a CDS encoding tagaturonate epimerase family protein has product MELSKYSVGVGDRFAHQAKAQLQACILAAKAGVEVIPVWNKSNREHTIIGSEPSQTRAAVDAAVKALGWTKPYHCDADHITIATVDRFLAPCDFYTIDVADYIGKPAEQASIDAFVSHHSELLGKIKLEGVDESFEITPELLRATAAKFLFAVQEAGKVYRKIESVKGAGNFIPEISMDETDAAQSPLELLIILAAVADEKIPIQTIAPKFSGRFNKGVEYVGDVEQFEREMALDMAAIRHAVAQYGLPKNLKLSVHSGSDKFSIYPAIHRCMKRFDTGVHLKTAGTTWLEELIGLAEAGGDGLALAKQIYADAYAHREELCVPYATVIDIHPDGLPAPEVVNGWSSDEFTSALRHDQSSPNYNPNLRQLLHVGFKIAAKKGSRYLDLLESNEEIIAKNVTENIFDRHIVPVFLGGKQKSGSEHTA; this is encoded by the coding sequence GTGGAGCTGAGTAAATATTCCGTAGGCGTCGGAGATCGGTTCGCGCATCAAGCGAAGGCGCAGCTGCAGGCCTGCATTCTCGCGGCAAAGGCGGGCGTGGAAGTCATTCCTGTCTGGAATAAGTCAAATCGCGAGCACACGATTATTGGGTCCGAGCCCTCACAGACGCGGGCTGCGGTGGACGCCGCGGTGAAGGCATTGGGATGGACGAAGCCCTACCATTGCGATGCCGATCACATCACGATTGCCACGGTAGACCGCTTCCTCGCTCCCTGCGACTTCTACACCATCGATGTGGCCGATTACATCGGCAAGCCGGCCGAGCAGGCGAGCATCGATGCCTTCGTCTCGCATCACAGTGAGCTTCTGGGCAAGATCAAGCTCGAGGGCGTGGATGAGAGCTTCGAGATCACTCCGGAGTTGCTCCGAGCGACCGCGGCAAAGTTCCTCTTCGCCGTGCAGGAAGCGGGCAAGGTCTATCGCAAGATCGAGAGCGTGAAGGGGGCCGGCAATTTCATCCCCGAGATATCGATGGACGAGACCGATGCCGCGCAGTCGCCGCTCGAACTGCTCATCATCCTTGCGGCCGTCGCCGATGAGAAAATTCCTATCCAGACCATCGCGCCGAAGTTCAGTGGCCGCTTCAACAAGGGTGTCGAATATGTCGGAGATGTAGAGCAGTTCGAGCGCGAGATGGCGCTCGACATGGCTGCGATCCGTCACGCGGTTGCGCAGTATGGCCTGCCGAAGAACCTGAAGCTCAGCGTGCACTCAGGCAGCGACAAGTTCTCCATCTATCCGGCAATTCATCGCTGCATGAAGCGCTTCGATACCGGTGTGCACTTGAAGACCGCCGGCACCACCTGGCTCGAAGAGCTGATCGGCCTGGCCGAAGCAGGCGGCGACGGCCTCGCGCTGGCGAAGCAGATTTACGCTGATGCCTATGCGCATCGGGAAGAGCTTTGCGTGCCCTACGCCACAGTGATCGATATCCATCCCGACGGCCTGCCTGCGCCCGAGGTAGTCAACGGCTGGAGCTCGGATGAGTTCACCTCCGCTTTGCGTCACGATCAGAGCTCACCGAACTACAACCCCAATCTGCGCCAGCTTCTGCACGTCGGCTTCAAGATCGCGGCGAAGAAGGGAAGCCGGTATCTCGATCTGCTCGAGTCGAACGAGGAGATCATCGCGAAGAACGTGACCGAGAATATCTTCGATCGGCACATCGTTCCTGTATTTCTGGGCGGCAAGCAGAAGAGCGGATCGGAGCATACGGCATGA
- a CDS encoding lactate racemase domain-containing protein, producing MSLYLATGTPESDFTPEQIRSMVFEALGKLGVRKRVLAVPPDLTRYHSRAGELTQMAWQYYGSQMEAILPALGTHTAMTPEQLTRMFGDVPHSFFRVHNWRTDVETMGIVPEDFIYEVSEGKLRYEYPAQVNKLISRGGFDLVLSIGQVVPHEVIGMANYNKNILVGAGGVDGINRSHYLGAVYGMERIMGRANNPVRAVLNYGADHFLKDIPIVYVLTVVGRKSDGALALRGLFVGDDVECFHLAADLSLKVNFEMLDEPIQKAVVYLEPHEFHSTWLGNKAVYRTRMALADDAELIILAPNVREFGEDPTIDKLIRKYGYRGTPNTLAAVEQHADLAGDLSAAAHLIHGSSEGRFRITWCPGKLTREEIEGVGFQYSDLATMTKRYDPEKLQDGYNLVDGEKIFYISNPGLGLWAYRGRFSNGS from the coding sequence ATGAGTCTTTATCTTGCAACAGGCACGCCGGAGAGTGACTTTACGCCGGAGCAGATCCGCTCGATGGTCTTCGAAGCGTTGGGGAAGCTGGGCGTGCGCAAGCGTGTCCTAGCAGTGCCGCCGGACCTGACCCGCTATCACTCCCGCGCCGGTGAGCTGACACAGATGGCCTGGCAGTACTACGGCTCGCAGATGGAAGCGATCCTGCCTGCGCTTGGCACGCATACAGCCATGACGCCCGAGCAGCTGACACGTATGTTCGGCGATGTGCCGCACTCGTTCTTCCGCGTGCACAACTGGCGCACCGACGTCGAGACCATGGGCATTGTGCCTGAAGACTTTATCTATGAAGTCTCGGAAGGCAAGCTGCGCTACGAGTATCCGGCCCAGGTCAACAAGCTGATCTCGCGCGGCGGCTTCGATCTGGTGCTCTCGATCGGACAGGTGGTGCCGCATGAAGTCATCGGCATGGCCAATTACAACAAGAACATTCTTGTCGGCGCAGGCGGCGTGGACGGCATCAATCGCAGCCATTATCTCGGCGCGGTCTACGGGATGGAGCGCATCATGGGGCGCGCGAATAATCCTGTCCGCGCCGTGCTGAACTACGGGGCCGATCACTTCCTCAAAGACATTCCCATCGTCTATGTGCTCACGGTCGTCGGGCGCAAGTCCGACGGCGCGCTTGCGCTGCGCGGCCTTTTCGTCGGCGATGACGTGGAGTGCTTCCACCTTGCAGCCGATCTCAGCCTCAAGGTGAACTTTGAGATGCTCGATGAGCCGATCCAGAAAGCCGTCGTCTATCTCGAACCACACGAGTTCCACAGCACGTGGCTGGGCAACAAGGCAGTCTATCGCACGCGCATGGCGCTGGCCGATGATGCCGAGCTGATCATCCTCGCGCCGAACGTGCGCGAGTTCGGTGAGGACCCGACCATCGATAAGCTGATCCGCAAGTATGGCTATCGCGGTACGCCGAATACGCTCGCGGCCGTGGAGCAGCATGCCGATCTTGCCGGCGATCTGAGCGCGGCAGCACACCTCATCCATGGTTCGTCGGAAGGACGCTTCCGCATCACCTGGTGCCCGGGCAAGCTCACACGTGAGGAGATCGAAGGCGTCGGCTTCCAATACAGCGATCTCGCAACGATGACCAAACGCTATGACCCCGAGAAGCTGCAGGACGGCTACAACCTCGTCGATGGCGAAAAGATTTTCTACATCAGTAATCCCGGCCTCGGTCTGTGGGCCTACCGGGGACGTTTTTCAAATGGATCGTAA
- a CDS encoding MFS transporter, whose translation MSSIDKLPADPLADASEANRGRVRWTICAMLFFATSINYMDRQVIALLKPTLAVKIGLTELNYAYIVDAFQVAYALGLILAGRIVDKIGTRIGYMLVMGVWSLSAMGHALASSAMEFGVARFCLGLGESGNFPAAIKTVAEWFPQGERSLATGIFNSGANVGAILAPLVVPWITLRFGWRAAFLATGIFSMLWILWWFKNYRKPADHPTLTGSELRYIYQEAAQQMGPSVPWLRLLGYRQTWAFALGKFLTDPIWWFYLFWLPSYFSTKYHLDLSHLGLPLILVYNMSAIGSIGGGWLPAPFRKLGFSPEVSRLAAMGFCALLVVPVFTIGSLHSEWAAIALLGIAAGAHQGWSANLFTTASDMFPRQAVGAVVGIGGMAGSVGGVLLANFTGHVLQKTQNYSVLFVIASSVYLLALVVINLLAPKLRRAEFAV comes from the coding sequence ATGAGCTCGATCGATAAACTTCCGGCAGATCCGCTGGCGGATGCCAGCGAGGCGAACCGGGGACGGGTGCGATGGACCATCTGCGCGATGCTGTTCTTCGCCACGTCGATCAACTACATGGATCGCCAGGTGATCGCGCTGCTCAAGCCGACACTGGCGGTAAAGATTGGACTGACCGAGCTCAATTACGCCTATATCGTGGACGCCTTCCAGGTGGCCTATGCGCTTGGACTGATATTGGCCGGACGTATCGTCGATAAGATCGGCACGCGCATCGGTTACATGCTGGTCATGGGCGTCTGGAGCCTTTCGGCGATGGGTCACGCGCTGGCCAGTTCCGCAATGGAGTTCGGTGTTGCGCGATTCTGCCTCGGTCTCGGCGAGTCAGGCAATTTTCCCGCGGCCATCAAGACGGTGGCTGAGTGGTTTCCGCAGGGCGAGCGCTCTCTGGCCACGGGCATCTTCAATTCCGGAGCGAATGTAGGCGCGATTCTTGCGCCCCTGGTAGTCCCATGGATCACGCTGCGTTTCGGTTGGCGTGCCGCCTTCCTCGCCACCGGAATCTTCAGCATGCTGTGGATTCTGTGGTGGTTCAAAAACTATCGCAAGCCCGCCGATCACCCTACGCTCACCGGTTCTGAGCTGCGCTATATCTATCAGGAAGCAGCGCAGCAGATGGGGCCTTCGGTGCCGTGGCTGCGGCTGCTCGGCTACCGGCAGACATGGGCCTTCGCGCTCGGCAAGTTTCTTACCGATCCCATCTGGTGGTTTTATCTCTTCTGGCTGCCGTCATACTTCAGTACGAAGTACCATCTGGACCTCTCGCACCTGGGGTTGCCGCTGATCCTCGTCTACAACATGTCTGCGATCGGCAGCATCGGCGGCGGATGGTTGCCTGCGCCTTTCCGTAAGCTGGGCTTCTCGCCGGAGGTCTCGCGCCTCGCAGCGATGGGTTTCTGCGCACTGCTGGTTGTTCCTGTGTTCACCATCGGCAGCCTGCACTCGGAGTGGGCAGCGATTGCGCTGCTGGGCATCGCGGCGGGAGCGCATCAGGGCTGGTCGGCGAACCTGTTTACGACGGCATCGGACATGTTCCCGCGTCAGGCGGTTGGTGCCGTGGTCGGCATCGGCGGCATGGCCGGCTCGGTAGGCGGCGTGCTGCTGGCCAACTTCACCGGACACGTCCTCCAGAAAACGCAGAACTATAGTGTGCTCTTTGTCATCGCATCCAGCGTGTATCTGTTGGCGCTGGTGGTGATCAACCTGTTGGCGCCGAAGCTGCGCCGCGCGGAGTTTGCAGTATGA
- the uxaC gene encoding glucuronate isomerase, translating to MIHPDRLFPSDSHARRIARELYASIVDLPIVSPHGHTQAGWFAHNEPFPNPAKLFVQPDHYVYRMLYSQGVSLDALEIGVPEIKNPREVWRIFARHYYLFRGTPTRMWLDYEFQELFGLTERFSEQTADFYYDVIDEKLRSPEFLPRALFEKFRIEVLATTDSPLDSLADHQAIRDSGWGGRIIPTFRPDPVVDPDFAGFHDNIRRLGELTGEDTGTWNGYLRALEKSRARFKALGATATDHGHPTAQTADLSPAAAAELFAKILGPNADAVSQELFRAQMLTEMARMSVEDGLVMQLHPGSSRNHNRKIFEKYGRDTGADIPMATDYVHALKPLLGLYGNEPGFRMILFTLDESTYSRELAPLAGHYPCLRLGPPWWFHDSPEGMLRFREMATETAGFYNTVGFNDDTRAFLSIPARHDVARRTDCAYLARLVAEHRLDQDEAFAVARDLTYNLVRQAYRL from the coding sequence TTGATTCATCCGGATCGTCTCTTTCCTTCCGATTCCCACGCCCGCAGGATTGCGCGGGAATTGTATGCCAGCATTGTTGATCTGCCGATTGTGAGCCCCCACGGGCATACCCAGGCGGGATGGTTTGCGCACAACGAGCCTTTTCCGAACCCGGCCAAGCTCTTCGTACAGCCGGACCATTATGTCTACCGGATGCTTTACAGCCAGGGCGTTTCGCTCGATGCGCTGGAGATCGGGGTGCCGGAGATCAAGAATCCCCGCGAAGTGTGGCGGATTTTTGCACGTCATTACTATCTGTTTCGCGGTACGCCGACGCGGATGTGGCTCGATTATGAGTTCCAGGAGCTCTTTGGTCTGACCGAGCGGTTCTCCGAGCAGACAGCGGACTTCTATTACGACGTGATCGACGAGAAGCTGCGCTCTCCGGAATTCCTTCCCCGTGCGCTTTTTGAGAAGTTCCGCATTGAAGTGCTGGCGACCACCGATTCGCCTCTGGACTCGCTGGCCGATCATCAGGCCATCCGTGATTCCGGATGGGGCGGCCGCATCATTCCGACCTTCCGCCCCGATCCAGTCGTCGATCCGGATTTCGCCGGCTTCCATGACAACATCCGCCGGCTTGGTGAGCTGACTGGGGAGGACACCGGCACCTGGAATGGCTACCTCCGCGCGCTCGAGAAGTCGCGTGCCCGCTTCAAGGCGCTTGGTGCGACGGCCACCGATCACGGTCATCCGACGGCACAGACGGCTGATCTCTCGCCCGCGGCTGCGGCCGAGCTATTCGCAAAGATTCTCGGACCGAATGCCGATGCGGTCAGCCAGGAACTCTTCCGCGCGCAGATGCTGACCGAGATGGCGCGTATGAGCGTCGAAGATGGTCTCGTGATGCAGCTGCATCCAGGCAGCTCGCGCAATCACAACCGCAAGATCTTCGAGAAGTACGGCCGCGATACCGGGGCAGATATTCCGATGGCCACCGATTACGTGCACGCGCTGAAGCCGTTGCTCGGTCTTTATGGCAACGAGCCCGGATTCCGCATGATTCTCTTCACGCTGGACGAGTCCACCTACAGCCGGGAACTGGCGCCGCTTGCCGGGCATTACCCCTGCCTGCGGCTGGGGCCGCCGTGGTGGTTCCATGACAGCCCGGAGGGCATGTTGCGCTTCCGCGAGATGGCAACCGAGACCGCGGGCTTCTACAACACGGTGGGCTTCAACGACGACACGCGCGCCTTCCTGTCGATTCCGGCGCGGCACGATGTCGCCCGTCGTACGGATTGCGCCTACCTTGCGCGGCTGGTGGCCGAGCATCGTCTGGATCAGGATGAGGCCTTTGCCGTTGCGCGCGATCTCACCTATAACCTGGTGCGGCAGGCATATCGCCTCTAA